In Crassostrea angulata isolate pt1a10 chromosome 6, ASM2561291v2, whole genome shotgun sequence, a genomic segment contains:
- the LOC128188243 gene encoding uncharacterized protein LOC128188243 codes for MAADRLGKTTVVNIRKFNLNKMGFKDLEDWLRDPNHVYIGRDMAHYVRGATGSKWGNPFTAKMYDGREERVRMYKEYVKTNQEIRENGRTLYGSLEELRGKVLGCWCHPERCHGHALVELLEERIGKI; via the coding sequence ATGGCTGCGGATCGTCTAGGGAAAACGACAGTTGTGAACATAAGAAagttcaatttaaataaaatgggCTTCAAAGACCTGGAAGATTGGCTGAGAGACCCAAACCACGTGTACATAGGTAGGGACATGGCGCACTACGTCAGGGGAGCTACGGGGAGCAAGTGGGGGAATCCGTTCACAGCTAAAATGTATGACGGGAGAGAGGAGCGTGTTCGAATGTATAAGGAGTACGTGAAAACGAACCAAGAAATACGCGAAAACGGACGTACTTTGTATGGGTCTTTGGAGGAACTGAGGGGTAAAGTGTTAGGGTGCTGGTGTCACCCTGAACGGTGCCACGGACACGCTCTAGTGGAGTTGTTAGAAGAACGGATAGGAAAAATATGA